The proteins below are encoded in one region of Aestuariivirga litoralis:
- a CDS encoding ketopantoate reductase family protein, which yields MPPTSEFRLGRALLSSPEYSNSSTLTPRPHLPLNDAARYPGMLEVMRLAGYEAMQAALADGAEIIPIIGLPPITTNNPERYVDQIFDEVLKTFSRPDTLVTSLQDWKKGRRAEVQEVNGWVVDMLKRHGREAPMNELVVKMGFEIESGQRQAHVNNAAELIKMYHSITGDSQPA from the coding sequence GTGCCGCCCACCTCGGAATTCCGCCTGGGCCGCGCCTTGCTGTCTTCGCCCGAATATTCGAACAGCTCCACATTGACGCCGCGGCCGCATCTGCCCCTCAATGATGCGGCGCGTTATCCCGGCATGCTGGAAGTGATGCGCCTCGCCGGTTACGAAGCGATGCAGGCCGCCTTGGCCGACGGCGCGGAGATCATCCCGATCATCGGCTTGCCGCCCATCACTACCAACAATCCCGAGCGTTACGTCGATCAGATTTTCGACGAAGTGCTGAAAACATTTTCAAGGCCAGATACGCTGGTCACTTCACTTCAGGACTGGAAAAAGGGCCGCCGCGCCGAGGTCCAGGAAGTGAATGGCTGGGTGGTCGATATGCTCAAGCGCCATGGCCGCGAGGCCCCGATGAATGAACTCGTCGTCAAGATGGGTTTCGAGATCGAAAGCGGTCAGCGCCAAGCCCATGTCAACAACGCGGCCGAGCTGATCAAAATGTATCACAGCATCACGGGCGACAGTCAGCCGGCCTAA
- a CDS encoding VOC family protein, protein MELFEYSGEDSKARPRRNSEVGGTHLCFEVDDVVASAARLKAQGIEMLDGPNLVSDGPLAGFHWVYFYAPWGQSLEIASFDKLGYENNTSERLWRAKP, encoded by the coding sequence GTGGAGCTGTTCGAATATTCGGGCGAAGACAGCAAGGCGCGGCCCAGGCGGAATTCCGAGGTGGGCGGCACGCATCTGTGCTTCGAGGTTGATGACGTGGTGGCCTCGGCCGCGCGCCTGAAGGCGCAAGGCATCGAAATGCTGGACGGGCCAAATCTCGTTTCTGATGGGCCGTTGGCCGGTTTCCACTGGGTTTATTTCTATGCACCCTGGGGGCAGTCATTGGAAATCGCCAGCTTTGACAAGCTTGGCTATGAAAACAACACCAGCGAAAGACTATGGCGCGCCAAGCCCTGA
- a CDS encoding sugar kinase: MSKIKFRSVGECMAELQQAKEGLYSLAFGGDTLNTCWYVRALTSSETFEVEYVTALGSDRLSRDLQTFLGGNGIGTGFVRAVPDRNIGLYLITLDGAERSFTYWRNNSAARLLAHDPEHLAKALSGADIVYFSGITLAILSEADRGILFTQLKKLRSDGVTIAFDSNTRPKLWASKTEMQAATMLGYQAATIALPTFSDEQALFDDASITDCAARIASYGVAEVMVKNGADAVLGLVNGKAFEVTPALVERLVDTTGAGDSFNAGYLVARTRNLPPAEACRYAHQVAGKVISHRGALAPTPLFADMR; encoded by the coding sequence ATGAGCAAGATCAAGTTCCGCAGTGTGGGTGAATGCATGGCCGAGTTGCAACAGGCCAAGGAAGGGCTTTACAGCCTGGCCTTTGGCGGCGACACGCTCAACACCTGCTGGTATGTGCGCGCCCTTACATCTTCAGAGACCTTCGAAGTGGAATATGTGACAGCGCTGGGCAGCGATCGGCTCTCCCGGGATTTGCAGACATTTCTGGGCGGCAACGGAATAGGCACTGGTTTTGTGAGAGCTGTGCCAGATCGGAATATTGGCCTTTATCTCATCACGCTGGATGGGGCCGAGCGCAGCTTTACTTATTGGCGGAATAATTCTGCTGCAAGATTGCTGGCACACGATCCCGAACATTTGGCCAAAGCCCTCAGCGGCGCTGACATAGTTTATTTCTCAGGGATTACGCTTGCCATTCTATCTGAGGCCGACCGCGGCATCCTGTTCACTCAACTCAAGAAATTGAGGTCAGACGGCGTCACCATTGCCTTCGATTCCAATACCCGGCCAAAACTGTGGGCATCCAAAACGGAAATGCAAGCGGCGACAATGCTGGGCTATCAAGCTGCCACCATCGCCTTGCCGACATTCAGCGATGAACAGGCCCTGTTCGATGACGCCAGCATCACAGACTGCGCCGCGAGAATCGCGAGCTATGGCGTGGCAGAGGTGATGGTAAAGAACGGCGCTGATGCCGTGTTAGGTCTGGTGAATGGAAAAGCCTTTGAAGTTACGCCGGCATTAGTCGAGCGGCTTGTCGACACAACAGGTGCGGGTGACAGTTTCAATGCAGGCTATCTGGTGGCGCGTACGCGTAACCTGCCACCGGCAGAAGCCTGCAGATACGCGCATCAGGTGGCAGGCAAAGTCATCTCCCATCGCGGTGCGCTGGCGCCCACGCCACTGTTTGCGGATATGCGCTGA